A stretch of the Chondrinema litorale genome encodes the following:
- a CDS encoding endonuclease/exonuclease/phosphatase family protein, with translation MAFKCLATALLLLIPQFFLSAQSTENEKIVKVLSFNILHGATTKGDFNLDVIANVIKDTDPDFVAMQEVDFQTNRAKKYDLVTELGWRTKMAPLFAGAMPFDDGEYGEGILSKYTFLQTRNVALPHQSQNEPRAVLEILTVLPSGDTVAFVGTHLDHLKDNTDRVAQVKKINEVFKENKYPTILAGDLNDVPNSQAINILEEVWTASYNKENPAPTFPSNKPDRKIDYVMFLPANKWKVISTEVIQDAIASDHCAYLVTLQLID, from the coding sequence ATGGCATTTAAATGCTTAGCAACTGCATTGTTGCTTTTAATTCCCCAATTCTTTCTATCAGCGCAAAGTACAGAAAATGAGAAGATTGTAAAGGTTCTATCTTTCAATATACTTCATGGAGCTACTACTAAAGGTGATTTCAATCTGGATGTAATTGCCAATGTGATTAAAGACACTGATCCAGATTTTGTAGCCATGCAAGAAGTCGATTTCCAGACAAACCGAGCAAAGAAATACGATTTAGTTACAGAGCTGGGTTGGAGAACTAAAATGGCTCCTCTTTTTGCCGGAGCAATGCCTTTTGACGATGGTGAATATGGAGAAGGCATACTTTCAAAATATACTTTTCTACAAACCAGAAATGTAGCTTTACCACATCAATCTCAAAATGAACCAAGAGCCGTGCTTGAAATTCTTACTGTTTTACCTTCCGGAGACACAGTGGCTTTTGTTGGTACTCACCTCGATCACTTAAAAGACAATACTGACAGAGTAGCTCAGGTAAAGAAAATTAATGAGGTTTTTAAAGAGAATAAATACCCAACCATTCTTGCAGGAGATTTAAATGATGTTCCCAATAGCCAAGCCATCAATATTTTGGAAGAAGTGTGGACGGCATCTTACAATAAAGAGAATCCTGCCCCAACATTTCCATCTAATAAACCAGATAGAAAAATAGATTACGTAATGTTTTTACCTGCCAATAAATGGAAGGTGATTAGTACAGAAGTGATTCAAGATGCGATTGCTTCTGACCATTGCGCCTATCTGGTTACACTACAATTAATCGATTAA
- a CDS encoding TonB-dependent receptor, translating into MKYLSTIILCCLVSSFTYAQAIKGKVKDSQKKPIEGAHVLSLKTGSHVHTNHAGSFIFNDVKIGDTLQISHIGFNSVRISVENLTEEIDIQLEENVISLDEIYIQPELDAINLLSEVDLHTNPVNSSQEVLRKVPGLIIGQHAGGGKAEQIFLRGFDIDHGTDLAVSVDGMPVNMVSHAHGQGYADLHFIIPETIENLNFGKGPYYAEQGNFNTAGYVDFQTKKSLKNGLVKVEAGQYNSQRMLAMFNLVDTEKHSAYMAGEYVLTDGPFDSPQNFSRINWMGRYTGRLDNNDEISLSASYFTSNWDASGQVPQRAIDAGLISRFGAIDDTEGGKTSRKNINLNYIKNISNHAFVKNTVFFSQYDFELYSNFTFFLDDPENGDQIKQKESRQLFGMKSEYNQSFKMGLVDALVQGGLGFRNDQSNGNELSHTLNRTTTLDSISLGDINETNMFTYINANFEIGKWTINPSIRIDGFKFNYYDKLLETYETQSESKATVSPKLNILYNYSNNLQLYLKTGKGFHSNDTRVVVAEEGNEILPAAYGADLGAIWKPVPKVLVNAAYWYLFLEQEFVYVGDAGIVEPSGKTRRMGVDLSLRYQPLDWLYWNADVNYTLARAVDETEGNDYIPLAPDFTIMSGLSAIHPSGFYGGLRMRYIDDRPANEDNSIIAKGYTVFDMNAGYQWSNFDLGISIQNLFDVDWNETQFATESRLSYETAPVEEIHFTPGTPFYIKGTISYKF; encoded by the coding sequence ATGAAATATTTATCTACTATCATTTTATGTTGTTTAGTTAGTTCTTTTACCTATGCACAAGCTATAAAAGGCAAAGTAAAAGACAGTCAAAAGAAACCGATTGAGGGTGCACATGTTTTATCTTTAAAAACGGGTAGCCATGTGCATACCAATCATGCGGGAAGCTTTATTTTTAATGATGTCAAAATAGGGGATACTCTCCAAATTAGCCATATAGGCTTTAATTCAGTAAGAATATCTGTTGAAAACCTTACTGAAGAAATTGATATTCAATTAGAAGAAAATGTAATTTCTCTAGATGAAATTTACATTCAGCCCGAATTAGATGCCATCAATCTTTTAAGTGAGGTTGATTTACATACTAATCCAGTAAATTCTTCGCAAGAAGTACTTCGCAAAGTACCAGGGTTAATTATTGGCCAACATGCTGGAGGAGGAAAAGCTGAGCAGATTTTCTTAAGAGGTTTTGATATTGACCATGGAACTGATTTGGCTGTTTCGGTAGATGGAATGCCAGTGAACATGGTTTCTCATGCTCACGGACAGGGTTATGCAGATTTGCATTTTATCATTCCTGAAACCATCGAAAACCTCAATTTTGGTAAAGGTCCTTACTATGCCGAACAGGGTAATTTTAATACAGCTGGTTATGTAGATTTTCAGACAAAAAAGAGCCTAAAAAATGGATTGGTAAAAGTAGAAGCCGGACAATATAATTCGCAAAGAATGTTGGCAATGTTTAATCTGGTGGATACAGAAAAACACTCTGCTTACATGGCTGGTGAGTATGTTTTAACTGATGGCCCTTTCGATAGTCCTCAGAATTTTAGCCGAATTAATTGGATGGGTAGATATACCGGCAGGTTAGATAATAATGATGAAATTTCTTTATCAGCTTCGTATTTTACCAGTAACTGGGATGCTTCTGGTCAAGTTCCGCAACGTGCTATAGATGCTGGACTAATCAGCCGATTTGGTGCGATTGACGATACAGAGGGAGGTAAAACTAGCCGTAAAAACATCAATTTAAATTATATTAAAAATATTTCTAATCATGCTTTTGTAAAGAATACAGTTTTCTTTTCTCAGTATGATTTTGAATTGTATTCTAACTTCACTTTTTTCTTGGATGATCCTGAAAATGGAGATCAAATTAAGCAAAAAGAAAGCCGCCAGTTATTCGGCATGAAGAGCGAATACAATCAGTCATTCAAAATGGGTTTGGTTGATGCCTTGGTGCAAGGTGGCTTAGGGTTTAGAAACGACCAAAGCAACGGCAATGAGCTTTCGCACACTTTAAACAGAACAACTACACTTGATTCTATCAGCCTTGGCGACATAAACGAAACCAATATGTTTACCTATATCAATGCAAATTTTGAGATAGGTAAATGGACTATTAATCCATCAATCAGAATCGATGGGTTTAAATTCAATTACTACGATAAATTGTTAGAAACTTATGAGACTCAATCAGAATCTAAAGCAACGGTGAGTCCTAAGTTGAATATTCTTTACAACTACTCTAATAACCTTCAACTTTATTTAAAAACTGGAAAAGGTTTCCACTCTAACGATACCAGAGTAGTGGTAGCAGAAGAAGGGAATGAAATTTTACCTGCTGCCTATGGGGCTGATTTAGGTGCAATTTGGAAACCTGTACCTAAGGTGTTGGTAAATGCTGCTTATTGGTATCTGTTTTTGGAGCAAGAATTTGTGTATGTGGGCGATGCGGGTATAGTTGAACCAAGTGGAAAAACCCGCAGAATGGGTGTTGATTTGAGTTTAAGATATCAGCCATTAGACTGGTTATATTGGAATGCAGATGTAAATTATACATTGGCAAGAGCTGTAGATGAAACCGAGGGGAATGATTACATTCCGCTTGCTCCTGATTTTACTATTATGTCTGGTTTAAGTGCGATACATCCGAGTGGGTTTTATGGCGGACTTAGAATGCGCTACATAGACGACAGACCAGCCAACGAAGATAATTCGATTATTGCCAAAGGTTATACCGTGTTTGACATGAATGCTGGATACCAATGGAGTAATTTTGATTTAGGTATCAGCATACAAAATTTGTTTGATGTAGATTGGAATGAAACCCAATTTGCAACAGAATCCAGATTAAGTTATGAAACTGCACCAGTAGAAGAAATCCATTTTACTCCCGGAACCCCATTTTACATTAAAGGGACTATTTCTTATAAGTTTTGA
- a CDS encoding DUF1800 domain-containing protein, translating into MKLNQKEVQHLYWRAGFGGTYKEITKYTGKSHQDAVNDLFKKTVSFKPLKLEVPIKQGEVKMKDLSVDEKKEFQKTNRTNIRQLNFDWIQLMVNDEGVLREKMAVFWHNHFACMSGQSVFTINYLNTIRKHALGSFKEMLFAISKEPAMLQYLNNQQNRKKSPNENFAREVMELFTLGRDNYTEKDIKEAARAFTGWGFNNIGEFVFRERQHDDEPKTIFGNTGNFNGDDVLNMLLENKQTAQHITRKIYAYLVNDKLNEKQIQSLAKTFYESDYNIQTLLEEIFLSKWFYKNENIGTRIKSPIDLLVGIQKSFHIKLNDSKPAIYVQTVLGQRLLYPPNVSGWDEGKSWIDSSTIIVRTKLTQMLLLSGAIDILPKESGDDFELFKNAKKLRKINSQLDVNAFKNEFATIKNDVELMHYMLQIDTSKTMNISISKEDKGSLFRTISHYSQLMEYQMC; encoded by the coding sequence ATGAAATTAAACCAGAAAGAAGTTCAGCACCTTTATTGGCGAGCTGGTTTTGGAGGTACATATAAAGAAATAACTAAATATACAGGTAAATCTCATCAAGATGCGGTAAACGATTTGTTTAAAAAGACAGTCAGTTTTAAACCATTGAAACTAGAAGTGCCAATTAAACAAGGTGAAGTGAAGATGAAAGATTTATCAGTCGATGAAAAGAAAGAGTTCCAGAAAACTAATCGAACCAACATTAGGCAACTCAATTTCGATTGGATTCAATTAATGGTAAATGATGAAGGTGTTTTAAGAGAGAAAATGGCTGTGTTCTGGCACAATCATTTTGCTTGTATGTCTGGCCAATCTGTCTTCACCATCAATTATCTAAATACCATTAGAAAACATGCTTTGGGTAGTTTCAAAGAAATGCTGTTTGCTATTTCTAAAGAACCTGCCATGTTACAATACCTTAATAACCAGCAAAATAGAAAAAAATCTCCTAATGAAAACTTTGCTCGTGAAGTAATGGAATTATTTACTTTGGGCAGAGACAATTACACAGAAAAAGACATAAAAGAAGCTGCAAGGGCTTTTACTGGTTGGGGTTTTAATAATATAGGAGAGTTTGTCTTTAGAGAAAGGCAACACGACGATGAGCCTAAAACCATATTCGGTAATACAGGTAATTTTAATGGTGATGATGTGCTAAATATGCTATTAGAAAACAAACAGACAGCACAACATATCACTCGAAAAATATACGCATATCTGGTAAATGATAAACTAAACGAAAAGCAAATTCAATCTCTTGCTAAAACATTTTATGAGTCTGATTATAACATCCAGACTTTGTTAGAAGAGATTTTTTTATCTAAATGGTTTTATAAAAATGAGAATATAGGAACTAGAATTAAATCACCTATTGATCTATTAGTTGGTATACAAAAGTCTTTTCATATAAAATTAAATGATTCTAAACCTGCTATTTATGTGCAAACTGTTTTGGGTCAGAGACTTCTCTACCCTCCTAATGTTTCTGGTTGGGATGAAGGTAAAAGCTGGATTGATAGTTCGACAATTATAGTTCGTACTAAACTCACCCAAATGTTACTTTTATCTGGTGCTATTGATATTTTACCTAAAGAATCAGGTGATGATTTTGAGCTATTTAAGAATGCAAAAAAGCTAAGAAAAATCAATTCCCAATTGGATGTAAATGCTTTTAAAAATGAATTCGCAACAATCAAAAATGATGTCGAATTAATGCATTATATGCTTCAAATTGATACTTCAAAAACTATGAACATTTCTATTAGCAAAGAAGATAAGGGCAGCCTATTCAGAACTATATCTCATTATTCTCAACTAATGGAATATCAGATGTGCTAA
- a CDS encoding VOC family protein, which translates to MRQLTFASLQVINLEASKDFYTNKLGFEIENAKPQAYVFKYNKGEASFAIRTPLEPIEGKELGIGVAIWFAVDENVDELKEKFVANGVTTIGPIIETPFGRAFHVKDLDGYKLTFLETK; encoded by the coding sequence ATGAGACAATTAACATTCGCATCACTACAAGTGATAAATTTGGAAGCATCAAAAGACTTCTACACAAATAAATTAGGATTCGAAATTGAAAATGCTAAACCACAAGCTTATGTTTTCAAGTACAACAAAGGAGAAGCAAGTTTTGCTATTCGTACACCTCTCGAACCTATAGAAGGAAAAGAATTGGGTATTGGTGTGGCTATTTGGTTTGCCGTTGATGAAAATGTGGACGAACTGAAAGAGAAATTTGTAGCAAATGGCGTAACTACTATTGGACCGATAATAGAAACTCCATTTGGTAGAGCATTCCATGTAAAAGATCTTGATGGCTATAAACTTACATTCTTAGAAACAAAATAA
- a CDS encoding DUF1501 domain-containing protein, translating to MKNSRRNFLKHSALASAGTMLIPSFLHGSSELIGAAKGYKKVVIIQLSGGNDGLNTVVPYRNDLYYKYRPNIGLKTADLHTLTDEVGLNNNLTGLKYLYDEGYLSIINQVGYPNPNRSHFRSMDIWQTASGSDEYLNEGWIGRYLDSQCAGCDKPYHAIEADDTLSLAMKGRNNTGLALTNANKFKQMLNEQDVHLDHSENENLSYLNKIYASTQMSAEYVFDHSKIYKSKKEYPKGAFGNSLKLIAELIISQSETKVYYTTLTGFDTHVGQTGRQGRLFENYSEGLKTLVLDLKENNMLDDTLIMTFSEFGRRVKENASRGTDHGTANNVFVVSGKLKKPGIYNAMPDLVNLDKFDLKYQVDFRNIYATMLDKWMGVDSSKILGKGFNPLQFV from the coding sequence ATGAAAAATTCAAGAAGAAATTTTTTAAAACATTCAGCTTTGGCATCTGCTGGTACTATGTTAATACCTTCATTTTTACATGGAAGTTCGGAGTTAATTGGAGCTGCTAAAGGATATAAAAAAGTAGTAATTATTCAGTTATCTGGTGGAAATGATGGCTTGAATACAGTTGTTCCCTATCGGAATGATTTGTACTATAAATACCGTCCAAATATTGGCTTAAAAACAGCCGACTTACACACACTAACAGATGAAGTAGGCTTAAATAACAACCTCACTGGCTTAAAATATTTATATGATGAAGGATATTTGAGCATCATTAATCAAGTGGGATATCCTAACCCTAATCGATCACATTTTAGATCGATGGATATTTGGCAAACGGCTAGTGGTTCTGATGAATATTTAAATGAAGGTTGGATTGGCAGGTATCTGGATAGTCAGTGTGCAGGATGCGATAAACCTTACCATGCCATAGAAGCTGATGATACTTTGAGTCTGGCTATGAAAGGGCGAAATAATACCGGATTAGCTTTGACAAATGCCAATAAGTTTAAACAAATGTTGAATGAACAAGATGTACACTTAGATCATTCCGAAAATGAGAATCTGAGTTATTTGAATAAAATTTATGCATCAACTCAAATGTCTGCGGAATACGTTTTCGATCATTCAAAAATTTATAAATCTAAAAAAGAATATCCCAAAGGAGCATTTGGTAATAGTTTAAAATTGATTGCAGAACTAATTATCTCTCAATCAGAGACCAAGGTTTATTACACCACTTTAACTGGTTTTGATACGCATGTTGGACAAACAGGTAGACAAGGCAGACTCTTTGAAAATTATAGTGAAGGCCTAAAGACTCTTGTACTTGATTTAAAAGAGAATAATATGCTAGATGATACACTCATCATGACATTTTCAGAATTTGGGCGAAGGGTAAAAGAAAATGCCAGTCGAGGAACTGATCATGGTACAGCTAATAATGTGTTTGTTGTTAGTGGAAAATTAAAAAAGCCCGGAATTTATAATGCAATGCCAGATTTAGTGAATCTCGATAAATTCGACTTAAAATATCAGGTTGATTTTAGGAACATTTATGCCACTATGTTAGATAAATGGATGGGTGTCGATAGTTCAAAAATTTTAGGAAAGGGCTTCAATCCACTGCAATTTGTCTAA